One region of Polynucleobacter paneuropaeus genomic DNA includes:
- a CDS encoding SDR family oxidoreductase, which produces MEHTVLVTGATAGFGEAAARRFLKHGHKVIAAGRRIDRLAALKKSLPSEQQDKLLTLVLDVCDSNQVDQLPSNLPAAFAKVSILVNNAGLALGLEPAHKADLSDWDRMIDTNIKGLVHMTRAFLPGMVERKLGHVINLGSVAANYPYPGGNTYGATKAFVQQFSLNLRADLVGTPIRVTCIEPGMCSGTEFSNVRFKGDDSKANNVYEGVHALSADEIAETIYWSATLPAHMNINVLEVMPVQQSFGALQIHRGKL; this is translated from the coding sequence ATGGAACATACCGTACTAGTTACCGGGGCAACTGCAGGATTTGGTGAGGCTGCTGCGAGGCGTTTCTTAAAGCATGGCCATAAAGTCATTGCGGCAGGCAGAAGAATCGACCGACTCGCAGCGCTCAAAAAATCATTACCAAGTGAACAACAAGACAAATTACTCACTCTCGTGTTAGATGTCTGTGATAGCAACCAAGTTGATCAATTGCCTAGCAATTTGCCTGCTGCTTTTGCAAAAGTGAGCATCTTGGTCAATAACGCTGGACTGGCGCTTGGACTTGAGCCTGCGCACAAAGCCGATTTATCGGATTGGGATCGTATGATCGATACCAATATCAAAGGTCTAGTTCATATGACGCGGGCTTTTTTACCTGGCATGGTGGAGCGCAAGTTAGGGCATGTCATCAATTTAGGCTCAGTAGCTGCAAACTATCCCTATCCTGGTGGCAATACCTATGGTGCAACCAAGGCATTTGTTCAGCAATTTAGTTTGAACTTACGTGCAGATTTAGTCGGCACTCCGATTCGGGTCACTTGTATTGAACCTGGCATGTGCTCTGGCACTGAGTTTTCTAATGTCCGCTTCAAGGGTGACGACAGCAAAGCGAATAATGTTTACGAAGGCGTGCACGCCCTGAGTGCCGATGAAATTGCTGAAACTATTTATTGGTCTGCTACTCTGCCAGCGCATATGAATATCAACGTGCTGGAGGTGATGCCAGTTCAGCAAAGCTTTGGTGCTTTGCAGATTCATCGGGGCAAGTTGTAG